One Ictalurus furcatus strain D&B chromosome 21, Billie_1.0, whole genome shotgun sequence genomic region harbors:
- the LOC128625243 gene encoding EEF1A lysine methyltransferase 3-like, producing the protein MDGDSNEVFPAEDHLFKDSFSADKTFTFFGQKCIINEVFGGNLGVAASVWDAGIEMCQFLERECVEVCGKRVMELGAGGGLVSILAARLGARVTVTDLPEVLPHTVRNIDSNTPLTGWPAGPPTVLPLFWGRDLDRFSSQWDLVLGSDIVYIPETFPLLLHTLVHLSKCGAVVYLSSKMRREHHTHEFYNTLLPQRFRVELVHRDAQKNINIYRATLSRTQEP; encoded by the exons ATGGACGGAGACTCGAATGAAGTGTTTCCCGCTGAagatcatttatttaaagacaGTTTCTCTGCagataaaacatttacatttttcgGTCAGAAATGTATAATTAATGAGGTTTTCGGTGGGAATTTGGGAGTCGCAGCGTCAGTGTGGGACGCA ggGATTGAGATGTGTCAGTTTTTGGAGCGGGAGTGTGTGGAAGTGTGTGGGAAGCGTGTGATGGAGTTGGGAGCGGGCGGCGGCTTGGTCAGCATCCTGGCTGCTCGATTAG gtgcGCGTGTGACAGTGACAGATCTCCCTGAGGTTCTCCCCCACACTGTGAGGAACATTGACTCTAACACGCCGCTGACCGGTTGGCCCGCCGGACCCCCCACCGTACTGCCGCTGTTCTGGGGTCGTGATCTCGACCGGTTCTCATCTCAGTGGGATCTGGTGCTTGGCTCCGACATTGTCTACATCCCAGAGACTTTCCCTCTGCTTCTCCACACTCTGGTCCATCTGAGTAAATGTGGCGCTGTGGTTTATCTCTCATCTAAAATGCGCAGAGAGCACCACACACACGAGTTCTACAACACGTTGCTGCCTCAGAGGTTCCGCGTGGAACTTGTGCACAGAGACGctcaaaaaaatattaacatttacagaGCCACTCTAAGCAGAACACAGGAACCCTGA